One Psychrobacillus glaciei genomic region harbors:
- a CDS encoding diacylglycerol kinase has translation MKRARIIYNPTSGRELFKKNLPEVLEALEIAGFETSCHATTCEGDATVAAKKAVQNGFDLIIAAGGDGTLNEVVAGIGEFDKRPKVGLIPMGTTNDFARAVHIPRDIQKAVEIIIKGDTIPVDVGLVNDRYFINIAGGGRITEITYEVPSKLKTILGQLAYYLKGIEMLPSINATKVKIEYDDEVFEDEAMMFLVGLTNSVGGFEKLSPSSSINDGKFTLLILKKCNIADFIRLASLAIRGEHLNDPHVISTKAKHIRVTSEDKVQLNLDGEYGGNIPATFQNLYRHIEVFVPIDEIREEDRP, from the coding sequence ATGAAACGTGCACGAATCATATATAATCCAACTTCCGGTAGGGAACTTTTTAAAAAGAATTTACCAGAAGTATTGGAGGCTTTAGAAATTGCGGGATTTGAAACATCTTGCCATGCGACAACATGTGAAGGAGATGCTACGGTTGCCGCGAAGAAAGCAGTCCAAAATGGTTTCGACTTAATCATTGCTGCAGGTGGAGACGGGACATTAAACGAGGTTGTTGCAGGTATAGGTGAATTTGATAAACGACCTAAAGTTGGTCTAATTCCAATGGGAACGACGAATGATTTTGCTAGAGCAGTTCATATTCCTAGGGATATCCAAAAAGCTGTGGAAATCATTATAAAAGGAGATACAATTCCAGTCGATGTTGGACTTGTAAATGATCGTTATTTTATTAACATTGCAGGTGGCGGAAGAATCACTGAAATTACATATGAAGTACCTAGTAAGTTAAAAACAATACTAGGGCAACTTGCATATTACTTGAAAGGGATTGAAATGCTACCATCTATTAATGCAACAAAAGTAAAAATTGAATACGACGATGAAGTATTCGAAGATGAAGCGATGATGTTTTTAGTAGGTCTAACTAATTCAGTTGGAGGATTTGAAAAGCTTTCACCAAGTTCAAGTATTAATGATGGGAAGTTTACATTATTAATTTTGAAAAAATGTAATATCGCTGATTTTATTCGGCTTGCGTCGTTAGCTATTCGTGGTGAACATTTAAATGACCCACATGTTATTTCCACAAAAGCAAAACATATTCGAGTTACTTCAGAAGATAAAGTACAGCTGAATCTAGACGGTGAATATGGTGGGAATATACCAGCTACCTTTCAGAATTTATACAGACATATAGAGGTTTTTGTACCAATCGATGAAATTCGAGAAGAGGACAGACCGTAA
- a CDS encoding thioredoxin family protein, protein MPTEQQYFEKAKSLTQYMDDMTTKKEESFNIYNQFEVPADDEFIAVLKESAPHILVITEDWCGDAMLNNAILRKIAEAAGIEVRAVYRDENVDLIDQYLTNGGRSIPVYLLINNNGEVVGKWGPRAEKVQQFVAEGRENLPSKEDPSFEELQKAFYEQMTKELIDNKDFHLAVYEDIRNNWLQALQN, encoded by the coding sequence ATGCCTACTGAACAACAATATTTTGAAAAAGCTAAATCACTTACACAATATATGGATGATATGACAACAAAAAAAGAAGAATCTTTTAATATATATAATCAGTTCGAAGTGCCTGCGGATGATGAATTTATTGCCGTATTAAAAGAATCTGCACCACATATACTAGTTATAACAGAAGACTGGTGCGGCGATGCGATGCTGAATAATGCTATTCTTCGTAAAATTGCAGAAGCTGCTGGAATTGAGGTACGTGCTGTATATCGTGATGAAAATGTGGATTTAATCGATCAATATTTAACGAACGGTGGTCGCTCCATTCCTGTTTATTTATTGATAAATAACAATGGAGAAGTTGTTGGCAAATGGGGACCTCGAGCAGAAAAAGTGCAACAATTCGTTGCAGAAGGTCGAGAAAATCTGCCTTCTAAAGAAGACCCTAGTTTTGAAGAATTGCAAAAAGCATTTTATGAACAAATGACGAAAGAGTTAATCGACAATAAAGACTTTCATTTAGCCGTTTACGAAGATATCCGAAATAACTGGCTACAAGCACTTCAAAATTAA
- a CDS encoding globin-coupled sensor protein, translating into MTLFFKKQNLTNSIDFTKDIPVVLDISDHSDIKKQIAMIHLTKNDLAILHHLQPFVQQILDVTVTSFYKSLESESKLMDIITTHSSVERLKKTLYSHLLEMFSGVIDSNYLNQRKIIAHVHVKIGLEPKWYMAAFETLNYEFLKYIMTLTISDSAKRDALAAISKILNLEQQLVLEAYEAENMRMRIVEQLQKDKVKIEVHDTAENLAAVSEETSASINKLSYQATNIKESTNQNLSFVQDTEEKSQSGQILLTRQMEQMRLITESINALQIKMVQLQDSSNRIRNIVGLVTSIANQTNLLALNAAIEAARAGEHGVGFAVVASEVRKLSEDTKKAIESVESLIQETDDGIGDITKSVSEMNHLIADGADKYEQMSESYQNIVQAMSGIKIQSEQSNTEIATISEILNELNQAVETIAISSDGLINTINDL; encoded by the coding sequence GTGACTCTTTTCTTTAAAAAGCAAAATTTAACCAACAGCATTGATTTTACGAAAGACATACCTGTTGTATTAGATATCTCGGACCATTCAGACATAAAAAAGCAAATTGCAATGATTCATCTCACGAAAAATGATCTTGCAATACTTCATCATTTACAACCATTTGTTCAACAAATATTAGATGTTACAGTAACTTCTTTCTATAAATCTTTAGAGTCTGAATCGAAACTAATGGATATAATTACGACCCATAGTAGTGTTGAACGTCTGAAAAAAACACTATATAGTCATCTTTTAGAAATGTTTAGTGGTGTAATCGACTCTAATTATCTGAACCAAAGAAAGATAATTGCTCATGTTCACGTAAAAATCGGGTTGGAGCCCAAGTGGTATATGGCTGCTTTTGAAACTTTAAACTACGAATTCTTAAAGTATATCATGACACTAACTATTTCAGATTCAGCAAAACGTGATGCACTTGCTGCGATTAGTAAGATTTTAAATCTAGAGCAACAATTAGTTTTGGAGGCTTACGAAGCTGAGAACATGCGTATGCGAATAGTAGAACAATTGCAGAAGGATAAAGTGAAAATCGAGGTACATGATACTGCCGAGAATCTAGCAGCTGTTAGTGAAGAAACAAGCGCATCGATTAATAAGTTATCATACCAAGCAACAAACATAAAAGAATCTACGAACCAAAATCTATCTTTCGTACAAGATACGGAGGAGAAATCACAATCCGGTCAAATTCTTCTAACTAGACAAATGGAACAAATGCGATTAATTACTGAAAGTATTAATGCTTTACAGATAAAAATGGTGCAACTCCAAGACTCTTCTAATAGAATTCGAAATATTGTCGGTTTAGTTACATCTATAGCAAATCAAACAAACTTACTTGCTCTAAATGCGGCCATTGAAGCAGCCCGTGCAGGTGAGCATGGTGTAGGATTTGCAGTAGTAGCTTCTGAAGTAAGAAAACTCTCTGAAGACACAAAAAAAGCAATCGAAAGCGTCGAATCATTAATCCAAGAAACAGACGATGGTATTGGTGATATAACCAAATCAGTTTCTGAAATGAACCATCTAATTGCTGATGGTGCTGATAAATACGAACAAATGTCTGAATCCTATCAAAACATTGTTCAAGCAATGTCAGGAATAAAAATTCAAAGTGAACAATCTAATACAGAAATTGCAACTATTTCTGAAATTTTAAATGAATTAAATCAGGCAGTTGAAACTATTGCTATCTCGTCTGATGGATTAATAAATACGATAAACGATTTATAA
- the gatB gene encoding Asp-tRNA(Asn)/Glu-tRNA(Gln) amidotransferase subunit GatB, whose protein sequence is MNFETVIGLEVHVELKTNSKIFSAAPNHFGAEPNTNTTVIDLGYPGVLPVLNKNVVDFAMRAALALNMEIEQNTKFDRKNYFYPDNPKAYQISQFDKPIGKNGWVEIEVNGEKKRIGITRLHMEEDAGKLSHADGYSLVDFNRQGTPLVEIVSEPDIRTPEEAYAYLEKVKSIIQYTDVSDCKMEEGSLRCDANISIRPYGQEEFGTKTELKNLNSFNYVRRGLEHEEIRQAEVLSSGGIIEQETRRYDEKTGKTILMRVKEGTDDYRYFPEPDLVDLVIDDAWLERVRAEIPELPDARKQRYIEEIGLSPYDAHVLTLSKEMADFFEATIADGADVKLSANWLMGEVSAYLNVDQKELKDIKLTPSNLAGMIKLISDGTISSKIAKKVFKELADNGGAAEEVVKAQGLVQISDEGALREIVTTTLDANPQSIEDFKNGKDRAIGFLVGQIMKATKGQANPPLVNKILQEEIVKR, encoded by the coding sequence ATGAACTTTGAAACAGTTATTGGATTAGAAGTACACGTAGAGTTAAAAACAAACTCTAAAATCTTCTCTGCAGCACCGAACCACTTTGGAGCTGAGCCAAATACAAATACGACAGTAATCGATCTTGGATATCCTGGCGTGCTACCCGTGTTAAATAAAAACGTAGTCGATTTTGCCATGCGTGCAGCGCTTGCATTAAATATGGAAATTGAACAAAATACGAAATTTGACCGTAAAAACTATTTCTACCCAGACAATCCGAAAGCGTATCAAATTTCTCAATTCGATAAGCCGATTGGTAAAAATGGTTGGGTTGAGATTGAAGTAAATGGAGAGAAAAAACGTATTGGTATTACTCGCCTTCATATGGAAGAAGATGCAGGTAAATTATCACATGCGGATGGATACTCTTTGGTTGACTTCAACCGTCAAGGTACTCCATTAGTAGAAATCGTATCAGAACCTGATATTCGTACTCCTGAGGAAGCATATGCTTACTTAGAAAAAGTGAAATCTATTATCCAATATACAGACGTTTCGGACTGTAAAATGGAAGAAGGATCTTTACGTTGTGATGCTAACATTTCTATACGTCCATATGGCCAAGAAGAATTTGGTACAAAAACAGAGTTGAAAAACTTAAACTCATTCAACTATGTACGCAGAGGCTTAGAACACGAAGAAATTCGTCAAGCGGAAGTACTTTCTTCTGGTGGAATAATTGAACAAGAAACTCGTCGTTACGATGAGAAAACAGGTAAAACAATTCTTATGCGTGTTAAAGAGGGTACAGATGACTATCGTTATTTCCCAGAACCAGATTTAGTAGATCTTGTAATTGATGATGCATGGTTAGAGCGAGTACGTGCAGAAATTCCAGAGCTACCAGATGCACGTAAACAACGGTATATCGAAGAAATTGGTTTATCTCCTTATGATGCGCATGTATTAACTTTATCAAAAGAAATGGCTGACTTCTTTGAGGCAACAATAGCTGATGGAGCAGATGTAAAACTTTCTGCTAACTGGTTAATGGGCGAAGTTTCTGCATACTTAAATGTAGACCAAAAAGAATTGAAGGATATTAAACTTACTCCATCAAACCTTGCGGGAATGATTAAGTTAATTTCGGATGGTACTATTTCATCTAAAATAGCAAAAAAAGTATTCAAAGAACTTGCTGATAATGGTGGAGCAGCAGAAGAAGTTGTAAAAGCGCAAGGCTTAGTGCAAATTTCAGATGAAGGTGCACTTCGTGAAATCGTAACTACAACATTAGATGCTAACCCACAATCGATCGAAGACTTTAAAAACGGGAAAGACCGCGCAATCGGTTTCCTAGTCGGTCAAATTATGAAAGCAACAAAAGGACAAGCCAACCCACCTCTTGTAAACAAAATCTTACAAGAAGAAATCGTAAAACGATAA
- the gatA gene encoding Asp-tRNA(Asn)/Glu-tRNA(Gln) amidotransferase subunit GatA, which produces MTLFERSAKELQALLHNKEITIADLTKEAYARVEKLDGDVEAFLALNKDKATLTAAELDQVPFEERGPLFGLPIGVKDNIVTEGLETTCASKILEGFNPIYDATVVKKLRAAGMVTIGKLNMDEFAMGSSNENSAYKTTKNPWALDRVPGGSSGASAAAVAAGEVPFSLGSDTGGSIRQPASYCGVVGMKPTYGRVSRFGLVAFASSLDQIGPITRNVTDNALLLEAISGLDPHDSTSADVEVPNFAAALTGDIKGLRIAVPKEYLGEGVSVAVRQSVLDALKVLEAQGATWEEVSLPHSKYALATYYILSSSEASSNLSRFDGIRYGFRAENVQNLMELYKETRSQGFGDEVKRRIMLGTYSLSAGTYDAYYKKAQQVRTLIKEDYDKVLADYDVIVGPTAPTPAFKIGENVEDPLTMYANDILTIPINLAGVPAISIPCGFENGLPLGLQIIGNYFDESTIYRVAHAYEQATDFHKQTPQIWEGK; this is translated from the coding sequence ATGACTTTATTTGAACGTTCGGCAAAAGAACTACAAGCTCTTTTACATAACAAGGAAATTACAATCGCTGATTTGACAAAAGAAGCTTATGCACGCGTAGAAAAGCTAGATGGTGACGTAGAAGCTTTCTTAGCGTTAAATAAAGACAAAGCTACACTAACTGCTGCAGAATTAGATCAAGTACCTTTTGAAGAGCGTGGACCATTATTTGGTTTACCCATTGGAGTGAAAGATAATATTGTGACAGAAGGTTTAGAAACAACTTGCGCAAGTAAAATTTTAGAAGGATTTAATCCAATTTATGACGCAACTGTCGTAAAAAAATTACGTGCAGCAGGAATGGTTACTATTGGTAAATTAAACATGGACGAGTTTGCGATGGGTTCTTCAAATGAGAACTCGGCGTATAAAACAACAAAAAATCCATGGGCATTAGACCGTGTTCCTGGTGGATCTTCTGGTGCATCAGCAGCTGCAGTAGCGGCAGGTGAAGTTCCATTCTCATTAGGCTCTGATACAGGTGGATCTATCCGTCAACCAGCTTCTTACTGTGGAGTTGTTGGGATGAAACCTACTTATGGCCGTGTTTCTCGTTTTGGTTTAGTTGCATTCGCATCTTCATTGGACCAAATTGGACCGATCACTCGCAATGTAACAGACAATGCATTATTACTTGAAGCAATTTCTGGACTTGATCCACATGATTCCACTTCAGCCGATGTAGAAGTACCAAACTTTGCTGCAGCTTTAACAGGGGATATAAAAGGCCTTCGAATTGCTGTTCCAAAAGAATATCTAGGTGAAGGTGTAAGTGTTGCTGTTCGTCAATCAGTGTTGGATGCTTTGAAAGTTTTAGAAGCACAAGGAGCAACTTGGGAAGAGGTTTCATTGCCGCATTCTAAATATGCTTTAGCAACATACTATATTCTTTCTTCTTCAGAAGCTTCATCTAACTTATCCCGTTTCGATGGTATTCGTTATGGTTTCCGTGCAGAAAATGTTCAAAACTTAATGGAATTATATAAGGAAACACGTTCTCAAGGATTTGGTGATGAAGTAAAACGTCGTATTATGCTAGGTACTTACTCTTTAAGTGCAGGGACATATGATGCTTATTATAAAAAAGCACAACAAGTACGTACACTTATCAAAGAAGATTACGATAAAGTATTAGCAGACTACGATGTTATTGTCGGGCCTACTGCACCAACACCAGCATTTAAAATTGGTGAGAATGTAGAAGATCCTTTAACGATGTATGCAAATGATATTTTAACAATTCCGATTAACCTAGCAGGAGTACCAGCTATTTCGATTCCTTGCGGATTTGAAAATGGTCTACCACTTGGATTACAAATTATTGGGAATTACTTTGATGAGTCTACCATTTATCGTGTAGCACATGCTTATGAGCAAGCTACAGATTTCCATAAACAAACTCCTCAAATTTGGGAGGGAAAATAA
- the gatC gene encoding Asp-tRNA(Asn)/Glu-tRNA(Gln) amidotransferase subunit GatC: MANISKEEVKHVAHLARLAITEEEAEKFALQLAAITNFAEQLKELDTTNVIPTTHVLPLVNVLREDKAIKGLDRETMMLNVKEQEAGQVKVPSIMD; this comes from the coding sequence TTGGCGAATATTTCAAAAGAAGAAGTAAAGCATGTGGCGCATTTAGCACGTCTTGCAATCACAGAGGAAGAAGCTGAAAAGTTTGCTCTTCAGCTTGCAGCAATTACTAATTTTGCGGAGCAATTAAAAGAATTGGATACTACGAATGTAATACCAACAACGCATGTACTACCTTTAGTGAATGTCTTACGTGAGGACAAAGCAATTAAAGGACTAGACCGTGAAACAATGATGTTAAATGTAAAAGAACAAGAAGCAGGACAAGTAAAAGTACCATCTATAATGGATTAA
- a CDS encoding CamS family sex pheromone protein, with protein MAKKIIGILTMILLLIVSGCTPAIKKDTEVIQDTEQKTTKKVIIPSLQLDDAYYRTLLPYEASASRGLVVSNLATKYDMKEVESGLLRISQKEFSPDKYLFQEGQYLDKKTLISWLARSNQTSDGLNPSDEGLTGEEKAKKAPVYITHIVEQDYLKKEGKTVTLAGISVGLALNSIYYYQKETYGATYEEALSQKEIEENGKRIAEEVVSRMRQKNEALANVPIVVGLFKQNSRNAVVPGTYLAYSIAASGKNVSDWKTIDEEYLLFPTAESEKKYRDLDTIFRNFKHEMETYFTNYTSVIGTGYFKDKQLQKLTITIPIQFYGTAEIIGFTQQLAGLLKDNFDTSMNVEVNVNSMNGAEALLIKKPGDEEPYVHIYSP; from the coding sequence ATGGCAAAAAAAATAATAGGAATCTTAACAATGATTTTATTGCTTATTGTATCTGGATGTACTCCTGCTATAAAAAAAGACACAGAAGTCATTCAAGACACAGAACAAAAAACAACGAAAAAAGTGATCATACCAAGTTTACAATTAGATGATGCTTACTACCGGACGCTATTACCATATGAGGCAAGTGCAAGTAGAGGATTAGTTGTATCAAATCTTGCAACGAAGTACGATATGAAGGAAGTGGAATCAGGTCTACTTCGAATTTCTCAAAAGGAATTTTCCCCGGATAAATATTTGTTTCAAGAAGGCCAGTATTTAGATAAAAAGACACTTATTTCTTGGTTAGCAAGAAGTAATCAAACGAGTGATGGTTTAAATCCAAGTGATGAAGGCTTAACAGGTGAGGAAAAAGCAAAAAAAGCGCCTGTTTATATTACGCATATTGTGGAACAAGATTATTTGAAAAAAGAAGGTAAAACTGTAACACTCGCTGGTATTTCAGTAGGGCTTGCTTTGAATTCTATTTACTATTATCAAAAAGAAACATACGGAGCAACATATGAGGAAGCGTTATCCCAAAAAGAAATAGAAGAAAATGGTAAGCGTATTGCGGAAGAGGTAGTTTCTCGTATGCGTCAAAAAAATGAGGCTCTTGCGAATGTTCCAATCGTTGTTGGCTTATTCAAACAAAATAGCAGAAATGCAGTAGTTCCTGGAACGTATCTCGCTTATAGCATCGCTGCTAGCGGAAAAAATGTTTCTGATTGGAAAACTATTGATGAAGAATACCTGCTTTTTCCAACAGCTGAATCAGAAAAGAAATATCGAGATTTAGATACTATTTTCCGCAATTTCAAACACGAAATGGAGACATACTTTACCAATTACACAAGTGTTATTGGTACAGGATACTTTAAAGACAAACAGTTGCAAAAATTGACTATAACAATTCCTATACAATTTTACGGAACAGCAGAAATAATTGGTTTTACGCAGCAACTTGCCGGCTTACTGAAAGATAATTTTGATACTTCGATGAATGTGGAAGTCAATGTGAATTCGATGAACGGAGCAGAGGCATTATTGATCAAAAAACCAGGTGATGAAGAACCTTATGTCCATATATATTCCCCATAA
- the ligA gene encoding NAD-dependent DNA ligase LigA — MEKLEQRVQELHKLLYDYGYAYYVLDEPIVPDAIYDQYLNELIALEEQNPNLILPDSPTQRVGATIIDGFQKVTHRNPMLSLSNAFNEEDIRDFDNRIRGMMDESPTYVCELKIDGLAISLLYEDGILSRGATRGDGTTGEDITSNIKTIRSIPLRLKDKVTIEARGEAYMPKSSFRKLNEERAERGEELLANPRNAAAGSLRQLDPKMAASRKLSFFAYGMGSDGEVQNIDQHSDALAFMKEQGLPTNKETRKCSSIEEVLRFIQEWTAKRNDIPYEIDGIVIKVDDYAQQEELGFTAKSPRFAIAFKFPAEEVVTTIIDIDLTVGRTGVVTPTAILEPAQVAGSTVQRATLHNEDLIRAKDIRIGDRVIIRKAGDIIPEVVAVILEERDGSEIPYEMPTNCPVCDSELVRIEEEVALRCVNPQCPAQIQEGIYHFASRNAMNIEGLGEKVVEQLFREQLIVDVSDLYKLTVEDLVNLERMGLKSATNLVAAIEASKANSMERVLFGLGIRHIGEKAAKILSETFHSFDALMQAKGEELTAVFEIGDKMANSLVAYFEIDEVQQLIGRLKEAGLTLRYTGKIVDATTMENSPFAHKTVVLTGKLVQLTRQEAKERIEELGGNVAGSVSKKTDIVIAGEDAGSKLEKATSLGIEIWDEQKLLDELEE, encoded by the coding sequence ATGGAAAAATTAGAACAACGAGTACAAGAGCTACATAAGCTTTTGTATGACTATGGATATGCATATTATGTGTTGGATGAACCGATCGTTCCTGATGCCATTTATGATCAGTATTTAAACGAATTAATTGCATTAGAAGAACAAAATCCAAATTTAATATTACCTGATTCGCCCACACAAAGAGTTGGTGCTACTATAATAGATGGGTTTCAAAAAGTAACGCATAGGAATCCGATGTTGAGCCTATCTAATGCATTTAATGAAGAAGATATACGTGATTTTGACAACCGAATTCGTGGAATGATGGATGAATCACCGACCTATGTATGCGAGCTGAAGATCGACGGATTAGCAATTTCGCTTCTGTATGAAGATGGCATTCTTTCTCGAGGTGCTACTCGTGGGGATGGGACTACAGGAGAAGACATTACAAGTAATATAAAAACAATCCGATCTATACCTCTTCGATTAAAAGACAAAGTAACAATCGAAGCAAGAGGAGAAGCTTATATGCCAAAATCTTCGTTTAGAAAACTAAACGAAGAAAGAGCTGAACGGGGAGAAGAATTATTAGCTAATCCTCGTAATGCTGCAGCAGGGTCACTTCGTCAATTGGATCCAAAAATGGCAGCAAGTCGTAAACTTTCTTTTTTTGCATATGGAATGGGTAGCGACGGGGAAGTACAAAATATTGATCAGCATTCCGATGCTCTTGCCTTTATGAAAGAACAAGGTTTACCGACTAATAAAGAGACTAGAAAGTGTTCTTCGATAGAAGAGGTACTTCGATTTATTCAAGAATGGACAGCTAAGCGAAATGATATTCCATATGAAATAGATGGTATCGTTATCAAAGTGGATGATTATGCACAGCAAGAGGAGTTGGGGTTCACTGCAAAAAGTCCCCGCTTTGCAATTGCTTTTAAATTCCCTGCCGAAGAAGTCGTAACTACTATTATTGATATCGACTTAACGGTTGGACGAACTGGGGTTGTCACACCGACAGCAATACTAGAGCCAGCGCAAGTGGCAGGATCTACAGTCCAACGTGCAACATTGCACAATGAAGATTTAATCCGTGCAAAGGATATTCGAATCGGTGACCGAGTGATTATTCGTAAGGCCGGCGATATTATTCCAGAGGTAGTTGCAGTCATTTTAGAAGAACGAGATGGTTCGGAAATCCCTTATGAAATGCCAACAAATTGTCCTGTATGCGATAGCGAATTAGTAAGGATCGAAGAAGAGGTTGCCTTACGTTGTGTGAATCCTCAGTGTCCAGCACAAATTCAAGAAGGTATTTACCACTTTGCATCAAGAAATGCGATGAATATTGAAGGTCTTGGGGAAAAAGTTGTGGAGCAGTTATTTAGAGAGCAACTTATTGTAGATGTATCAGATCTTTACAAATTAACAGTAGAAGATCTAGTGAATCTAGAGCGAATGGGATTGAAGTCTGCAACAAACCTAGTAGCTGCAATAGAAGCATCTAAAGCAAATTCGATGGAACGTGTATTATTCGGACTTGGTATACGTCATATTGGAGAAAAAGCTGCCAAAATTTTATCGGAAACATTTCATAGTTTCGATGCATTAATGCAAGCAAAGGGAGAAGAACTTACTGCTGTTTTTGAAATTGGGGATAAAATGGCAAATTCACTTGTGGCATATTTTGAAATTGATGAAGTGCAACAGCTAATTGGAAGATTAAAAGAAGCAGGACTTACATTGCGATATACAGGTAAAATTGTAGATGCTACCACCATGGAGAATAGTCCATTTGCACATAAAACGGTTGTTCTTACAGGAAAGCTCGTGCAATTAACACGACAAGAAGCAAAGGAAAGAATTGAAGAACTTGGTGGAAATGTCGCAGGTAGTGTAAGTAAAAAAACAGATATAGTCATCGCAGGAGAGGATGCTGGCTCAAAGCTTGAAAAAGCTACAAGCTTAGGTATCGAAATCTGGGATGAACAAAAACTATTAGATGAACTAGAGGAATAG